The Halorussus gelatinilyticus genome contains the following window.
GCCGCCTCGCGGCTCCCGCGGCGGGCCGACGGCGCTCTCGGTAGGGGAACCCTCAATACGGACGAGCGACGAGAGGGTGTCATGAACGCGAAGGGTTCGGCCGCAGTCGAACTCACCGTGCAGGGTGCAGAGAAGCGCGACGCGGGCCGGGGAATCGCGCGCATCCCCGAGTCGGCCCGGTCGGCGCTCGGCGTCCTGAGCGGCGACACCGTGGTCGTAGAGGGCGAGCGCGACACCGTGGTCAAGGTGTGGCCCGCCGGGACCGACGTGCAACGGGGCGTCGTCCAAGTGGACGGCGAGACCCGAGCCAACGCCGGAATCAGCATCGGCGACACCGTGACCGTCCGCCAGATTACGGTCGCGGACGCCGACGCGGTGACGCTCGCGCCGACCGCCAAATTCGACGAGGACGACCGCGAGACGCTCGAAGCGGCGCTCAAGCGCACGCTCCGGGACCGGCCGGTCAAGGAGGGCGAGCGCGTCCGCATCGAGCGCCTCGGCGACGCCGGAACGTTCCACGTCGGGGGCACCGACCCCGACGGCGTGGTCCGCGTGACCGACGATACCGACGTCGCGGTGGCGCTGTCGGGCGGTTCCGGTTCGGGAGCGAGCATCGGGGCGGGGTCGAGCGCCGGGTCGGGAGCGGGCGGAGGAGGAAGCGTCTCGATTCCCATCGGCGGCGACGGCGACGACGAGAGTCCCCAGCGACCGACCGGCGCGACCTACGAGGACATCGGGGGCCTCGAAGAGGAACTCGAACGCGTCCGCGAGATGGTCGAGTTGCCCCTCTCGAACCCCGCGCTGTTCCGGCGCTTGGGCATCGACCCGCCGAAAGGCGTCCTGCTCTACGGGCCGCCGGGCACCGGGAAGACGATGATAGCCAAGGCGGTCGCCAACGAGGTGGACGCCCACTTCGTCACGGTCTCCGGCCCCGAAATCATGAGCAAGTACAAGGGCGAGAGCGAGGAGCGCCTGCGCGATGTGTTCGAGCAGGCCCGCGAGAACGCCCCGACTATCGTGTTCTTCGACGAGATAGACGCCATCGCTGGCGAGCGCGACGAGGACAGCGACGTGGAGAACCGCGTCGTCGCCCAGCTGCTCTCGATGATGGACGGTCTGGAGTCCCGCGGCGAAGTCGTCGTCATCGGCGCGACCAACCGCGTGGACGCCATCGACCCGGCGCTCCGGCGGGGCGGGCGATTCGACCGCGAAATCGAAATCGGCGTGCCCGGCGAGGCCGGCCGCCGCGAGATTCTGGACGTTCACACCCGCGGGATGCCGCTGGCAGAGAGCGTGGACCTCGACAGGCTCGCGGCCAGTACGCACGGGTTCGTCGGCGCGGACCTCCACACGCTCTCGACGGAGGCCGCGATGGCCGCGCTCCGGCGGGCGCGCGACGCCGGGGCCAGCGAGGAGGAACTGATGGAGGTCGAGGTCACCCGCGAGGACTTCGAGACGGCGATGGCCTCCGTGGACCCCTCGGCGATGCGGGAGTTCGTCGCCGAGTCGCCCGAAATCGACTTCTCGGCGGTGGGCGACTTGGAGGAGGCCAAGCAGACGCTGACCGAGGCCGTCGAGTGGCCGCTGGCGTACCGCAACCTCTTCGAGCAGACCCGGACCGACCCGCCGACGGGCATCCTGCTACACGGCCCGCCCGGCAC
Protein-coding sequences here:
- a CDS encoding AAA family ATPase translates to MNAKGSAAVELTVQGAEKRDAGRGIARIPESARSALGVLSGDTVVVEGERDTVVKVWPAGTDVQRGVVQVDGETRANAGISIGDTVTVRQITVADADAVTLAPTAKFDEDDRETLEAALKRTLRDRPVKEGERVRIERLGDAGTFHVGGTDPDGVVRVTDDTDVAVALSGGSGSGASIGAGSSAGSGAGGGGSVSIPIGGDGDDESPQRPTGATYEDIGGLEEELERVREMVELPLSNPALFRRLGIDPPKGVLLYGPPGTGKTMIAKAVANEVDAHFVTVSGPEIMSKYKGESEERLRDVFEQARENAPTIVFFDEIDAIAGERDEDSDVENRVVAQLLSMMDGLESRGEVVVIGATNRVDAIDPALRRGGRFDREIEIGVPGEAGRREILDVHTRGMPLAESVDLDRLAASTHGFVGADLHTLSTEAAMAALRRARDAGASEEELMEVEVTREDFETAMASVDPSAMREFVAESPEIDFSAVGDLEEAKQTLTEAVEWPLAYRNLFEQTRTDPPTGILLHGPPGTGKTLLARALAGESDVNFISVEGPELLSAPVGESEAKVRELFDKARQAAPAIIFFDEIDAIVQERGTGFSGGGQVNDKVVSQLLTEMDGLTENPNIVVLGATNRYDEIDRALLRPGRLEEHVEVPPPDEEGRKAILNIHAADKLLGDDVDLDELAAELEGYTGADLEAVVRDASMRAIREAAEAWGVEQANENADEIEIGKKHFDAAVEKVRPSIE